From Rutidosis leptorrhynchoides isolate AG116_Rl617_1_P2 chromosome 3, CSIRO_AGI_Rlap_v1, whole genome shotgun sequence, a single genomic window includes:
- the LOC139901747 gene encoding uncharacterized protein, protein MSAAQIEEMVAQRVAEAVANAKVGLAANAANERRPEVANVQQRCNYKALMGCKPQSFSGTVGPVGLMRWLEKLESVFKFSECVDNDRVKFASCTLLDGALTWWNSFAKSVGLDVAYNTLWEEFKKQMIDEYCPRNKIQRLETELWNLTLQGTDISGYTNRFLELALMCPTMVTPEYKRVERYIWGLSEDIQGNVMSSKPEMIKRAIRMAHDLMAQVVRRQPVNAKTNVKVTTEKRKWDGNQEVCERCKEQGHLSKDCRVSLSGNDKNDKNNQNVCFRCGQAGHFKKECPKAKKGRTAKGRAFQITTKEACEEPELVTGTFHIDNHVASILFDTGADKSFIAKDFSVAINRPLTTLDTRYAVELVNGKLIKVDKIMRGCALNLSNNLFEIDLMPVELESFDVVIGMDWLSKNRADINCAEKSIRIPLENGENLVIQGDTSKVNLNIISCMRARRYLKKGYPSILVHVKELKTKEVGFEDVPVIREFPQVFPEDFPGLPPHRQVEFQIGLVPGATPVAKSPY, encoded by the exons ATGAGTGCTGCTCAAATTGAGGAGATGGTAGCTCAAAGAGTAGCTGAAGCAGTTGCTAACGCTAAAGTAGGACTTGCAGCAAATGCCGCGAATGAAAGGAGACCCGAAGTGGCAAACGTTCAGCAGCGATGCAATTACAAGGCATTGATGGGTTGCAAGCCCCAGAGTTTTTCAGGAACGGTAGGACCCGTAGGGTTAATGAGATGGCTTGAAAAACTAGAATCAGTATTCAAATTCAGTGAGTGCGTAGACAATGATCGAGTGAAGTTCGCATCATGTACTCTTTTGGATGGAGCCTTAACCTGGTGGAATTCTTTCGCCAAGTCTGTGGGCCTTGATGTTGCATATAATACGCTATGGGAAGAATTCAAGAAGCAGATGATCGATGAGTATTGCCCAAGGAATAAGATTCAGAGGCTAGAAACTGAGTTATGGAACTTAACGTTACAAGGAACGGATATCTCAGGATATACTAATCGATTCCTTGAGTTAGCTTTAATGTGCCCAACCATGGTTACTCCTGAATATAAGAGAGTTGAGAGATATATTTGGGGTTTGTCAGAagacattcaaggaaatgttatgTCGTCTAAACCTGAAATGATCAAGAGAGCTATTCGTATGGCGCATGATTTGATGGCGCAAGTAGTGCGACGTCAACCAGTTAATGCTAAGACGAATGTGAAGGTTACgactgagaagcgtaagtgggatggaaaccaaGAAG TTTGTGAGCGATGCAAGGAGCAAGGACATCTCTCAAAGGATTGCAGAGTTAGTTTATCAGGGAATGATAAGAACGATAAGAACAATCAGAATGTTTGTTTTAGATGTGGTCAAGCAGGGCATTTCAAGAAAGAATGTCCTAAGGCTAAGAAGGGCAGAACAGCTAAGGGCCGAGCTTTTCAGATCACAACAAAGGAAGCTTGTGAAGAACCAGAGTTAGTCACGGGTACATTCCACATCGATAATCATGTAGCGTCTATTTTATTCGATACCGGCGCTGATAAAAGTTTTATAGCTAAGGATTTTAGTGTTGCGATAAATAGGCCTTTAACTACCTTAGACACTAGATATGCTGTAGAATTGGTAAACGGTAAGTTGATTAAAGTAGATAAGATTATGCGAGGTTGTGCCTTAAATTTATCAAACAATCTATTCGAGATTGATTTAATGCCGGTTGAGTTAGAAAGTTTcgatgttgttattggtatggactggttatcTAAGAACCGTGCGGACATTAATTGTGCAGAAAAGTCTATCCGTATACCTCTTGAGAATGGTGAGAACTTAGTTATTCAAGGAGATACGAGTAAGGTAAACCTTAATATTATTTCCTGTATGAGAGCTCGAAGATATCTAAAGAAGGGATATCCTTCCATTCTCGTGCACGTGAAAGAACTCAAAACCAAAGAAGTTGGATTCGAGGATGTTCCAGTTATTCGTGAGTTTCCTCAAGTATTCCCAGAAGATTTTCCAGGACTACCTCCGCATAGACAAGTTGAATTCCAGATTGGTTTAGTTCCCGGAGCCACACCAGTTGCCAAATCGCCTTATTGA